The following are from one region of the Prionailurus bengalensis isolate Pbe53 chromosome A2, Fcat_Pben_1.1_paternal_pri, whole genome shotgun sequence genome:
- the MON1A gene encoding vacuolar fusion protein MON1 homolog A isoform X1, whose product MAADMQRKRSSECPDGTLAPSDGQSMERAESPTPGLAQGMEPGAGQEGAMFVHARSYEDLTESEDGAASGDSPKEGVGGPPPLPADMRQISQDFSELSTQLTGVARDLQEEMLPGSSEDWPEPSGAAGRPATEPPREGTGEGDEEEAAEAWRLHQKHVFVLSEAGKPVYSRYGSEEALSSTMGVMVALVSFLEADKNAIRSIHADGYKVVFVRRSPLVLVAVARTRQSAQELAQELLYIYYQILSLLTGAQLSHIFQQKQNYDLRRLLSGSERITDNLLQLMARDPSFLMGAARCLPLAAAVRDAVSASLQQARARSLVFSILLARNQLVALVRRKDQFLHPIDLHLLFNLISSSSSFREGEAWTPVCLPKFNAAGFFHAHISYLEPDTDLCLLLVSTDREDFFAVSDCRRRFQERLRKRGAHLALREALRTPYYSVAQVGIPDLRHFLYKSKSSGLFTSPEIEAPYTSEEEQERLLGLYQYLHSRAHNASRPLKTIYYTGPNENLLAWVTGAFELYMCYSPLGTKASAVSAIHKLMRWIRKEEDRLFILTPLTY is encoded by the exons ATGGCTGCTGACatgcagaggaagaggagcagCGAATGCCCCGATGGCACCCTGGCTCCTTCTGATGGGCAGAGTATGGAGAGAGCTGAGAGCCCCACACCAGGACTGGCTCAGGGAATGGAGCCAG GTGCTGGGCAGGAGGGTGCCATGTTCGTCCATGCCCGTTCCTATGAGGACCTGACTGAATCGGAGGATGGGGCAGCTTCTGGGGACAGCCCCAAGGAGGGTGTTGGGGGTCCTCCACCACTGCCTGCAGACATGCGACAGATCAGCCAGGACTTCAGCGAGCTGAGCACCCAACTGACGGGTGTGGCCCGAGACCTGCAGGAGGAGATGCTGCCAGGAAGCTCTGAGGATTGGCCAGAGCCTTCAGGGGCAGCTGGGCGGCCAGCCACAGAACCCCCCAGGGAGGGCACAGGCGAGGGGGATGAGGAGGAGGCTGCCGAGGCATGGCGACTGCACCAGAAGCACGTCTTTGTGCTGAGCGAGGCGGGGAAGCCTGTGTACTCCCGCTATGGGTCAGAGGAGGCACTTTCCAGCACCATGGGTGTCATGGTGGCCCTGGTGTCCTTCCTGGAGGCAGACAAGAACGCCATTCGTTCTATCCACGCAG ATGGCTACAAGGTAGTATTCGTGCGCCGGAGCCCACTGGTGTTGGTGGCAGTGGCGCGCACGCGGCAATCGGCGCAGGAACTGGCGCAGGAGCTGCTCTACATCTACTACCAGATCCTGAGCCTTCTTACCGGTGCCCAGCTGAGCCACATCTTCCAGCAGAAGCAGAACTACGACCTGCGGCGCCTCCTCTCGGGCTCGGAGCGCATCACCGACAACCTGCTGCAGCTCATGGCGCGAGACCCCAGCTTCCTCATGGGGGCAGCGCGCTGCTTGCCCCTGGCTGCGGCCGTGCGCGACGCGGTGAGTGCCAGCCTGCAGCAGGCGCGAGCGCGCAGCCTTGTCTTCTCCATCCTGCTGGCACGCAACCAGCTGGTGGCGCTCGTGCGCCGCAAGGACCAATTCCTGCACCCTATCGACCTGCACCTGCTCTTCAATCTCATAAGTTCCTCTTCATCCTTCCGTGAGGGAGAAGCCTGGACGCCTGTGTGCCTACCCAAATTTAATGCAGCCGGCTTCTTCCATGCACACATCTCTTACCTGGAGCCTGACACCGACCTCTGCTTGTTGCTCGTCTCCACCGACCGGGAGGACTTCTTTGCAGTCTCTGACTGCCGCCGCCGCTTTCAGGAGCGCCTGCGGAAGCGTGGAGCCCACCTGGCGCTGCGAGAGGCACTGCGCACGCCCTACTACAGTGTTGCCCAAGTGGGCATCCCGGACCTGCGCCACTTCCTCTATAAATCAAAGAGCTCGGGACTCTTCACCAG CCCTGAGATTGAGGCCCCGTACACCAGTGAAGAGGAGCAGGAGCGGCTACTGGGCCTCTACCAATACCTGCACAGCCGGGCCCACAATGCCTCCCGCCCACTCAAGACCATCTACTACACGGGCCCCAATGAGAACCTCCTGGCCTGG GTGACAGGTGCCTTTGAGCTCTACATGTGCTACAGCCCCCTGGGGACCAAGGCATCTGCTGTCAGTGCCATCCATAAGCTGATGCGCTGGATCCGCAAAGAAGAAGATCGCCTCTTCATCCTCACACCCCTCACCTACTGA
- the MON1A gene encoding vacuolar fusion protein MON1 homolog A isoform X2, whose product MAADMQRKRSSECPDGTLAPSDGQSMERAESPTPGLAQGMEPDGYKVVFVRRSPLVLVAVARTRQSAQELAQELLYIYYQILSLLTGAQLSHIFQQKQNYDLRRLLSGSERITDNLLQLMARDPSFLMGAARCLPLAAAVRDAVSASLQQARARSLVFSILLARNQLVALVRRKDQFLHPIDLHLLFNLISSSSSFREGEAWTPVCLPKFNAAGFFHAHISYLEPDTDLCLLLVSTDREDFFAVSDCRRRFQERLRKRGAHLALREALRTPYYSVAQVGIPDLRHFLYKSKSSGLFTSPEIEAPYTSEEEQERLLGLYQYLHSRAHNASRPLKTIYYTGPNENLLAWVTGAFELYMCYSPLGTKASAVSAIHKLMRWIRKEEDRLFILTPLTY is encoded by the exons ATGGCTGCTGACatgcagaggaagaggagcagCGAATGCCCCGATGGCACCCTGGCTCCTTCTGATGGGCAGAGTATGGAGAGAGCTGAGAGCCCCACACCAGGACTGGCTCAGGGAATGGAGCCAG ATGGCTACAAGGTAGTATTCGTGCGCCGGAGCCCACTGGTGTTGGTGGCAGTGGCGCGCACGCGGCAATCGGCGCAGGAACTGGCGCAGGAGCTGCTCTACATCTACTACCAGATCCTGAGCCTTCTTACCGGTGCCCAGCTGAGCCACATCTTCCAGCAGAAGCAGAACTACGACCTGCGGCGCCTCCTCTCGGGCTCGGAGCGCATCACCGACAACCTGCTGCAGCTCATGGCGCGAGACCCCAGCTTCCTCATGGGGGCAGCGCGCTGCTTGCCCCTGGCTGCGGCCGTGCGCGACGCGGTGAGTGCCAGCCTGCAGCAGGCGCGAGCGCGCAGCCTTGTCTTCTCCATCCTGCTGGCACGCAACCAGCTGGTGGCGCTCGTGCGCCGCAAGGACCAATTCCTGCACCCTATCGACCTGCACCTGCTCTTCAATCTCATAAGTTCCTCTTCATCCTTCCGTGAGGGAGAAGCCTGGACGCCTGTGTGCCTACCCAAATTTAATGCAGCCGGCTTCTTCCATGCACACATCTCTTACCTGGAGCCTGACACCGACCTCTGCTTGTTGCTCGTCTCCACCGACCGGGAGGACTTCTTTGCAGTCTCTGACTGCCGCCGCCGCTTTCAGGAGCGCCTGCGGAAGCGTGGAGCCCACCTGGCGCTGCGAGAGGCACTGCGCACGCCCTACTACAGTGTTGCCCAAGTGGGCATCCCGGACCTGCGCCACTTCCTCTATAAATCAAAGAGCTCGGGACTCTTCACCAG CCCTGAGATTGAGGCCCCGTACACCAGTGAAGAGGAGCAGGAGCGGCTACTGGGCCTCTACCAATACCTGCACAGCCGGGCCCACAATGCCTCCCGCCCACTCAAGACCATCTACTACACGGGCCCCAATGAGAACCTCCTGGCCTGG GTGACAGGTGCCTTTGAGCTCTACATGTGCTACAGCCCCCTGGGGACCAAGGCATCTGCTGTCAGTGCCATCCATAAGCTGATGCGCTGGATCCGCAAAGAAGAAGATCGCCTCTTCATCCTCACACCCCTCACCTACTGA